In Anabas testudineus chromosome 12, fAnaTes1.2, whole genome shotgun sequence, one genomic interval encodes:
- the LOC113159535 gene encoding nipped-B-like protein A isoform X2 — protein MNGDIPHVPITTLAGIASLTDLLNQLPLPSPLPATTAKSLLYNGRISEEVSSLLVCRDENLVTQLAHSLNQVSTEHIELKDNLGNDEPEGDMPVLLQTLLSRNPKIFRDKSVIQQPLMQQYKISQNQVHGSPASNYQQTAVPQSPSGCFTSQQFGSATQFVPQQNSPIPSPYTPQSPADYMHYNPPSYSQHSQTQQVAGGVRNINDNKVSGPLSNSSNHHVRLSSDEEYINIAQKLENENDSSVRAAAFPVKSPQSVCSPAGSEETTETSSKAPLVMQSPLPDVPTGAAPDLFLTSADCKKKEKERSKEEHEQMDKNTLYDIISSPSKDSARLTLKLSRVKMLDTDKHKELPPMAHMDSDHETDLKNNNNNNNQLSRTTQQANCKQFPFLPNAKETGVVSGIGYDDAEIDTFADFERIERESASDRERWSKEVQDKDKPLKKRKQDSYPQETGAEASDGPTVLAGTTGSKLTPKKTSTPSNGASRPALMVSIDLQQAGRVIGQPVVVLEAQQLSEDHMQQVKSKTDGKVDKVVENRPRIIKQHADPTRMSGTHEQPETPKQKHESRRESKHRHDGNPDGGKRHSDERQPDTPRQKNDRHSDSHQKVEKNHNSHRSHVNQTETTKTMSKMERNSKHSQDKARDRDREKDKIREKERNRERHKDRDRERDKDKVRDKEKKNKTLSRENCNRHSSDGHIKSSSLKLKQDGSSKPTDLNGHQRTDSSTPQVPQNKKEKRNGHESISCKAGNKFETKPSEFPSYLLGGKSGSLKNFVIPKLKRDGTDKDPQPPKKVTGGWSEPLVRLERMSLMENLNKGAKPIVVLQKLSVDEVKRIMKESRNEHRSRKKSSLDVGEMSFCEKNNKRRHSMISKKSKYAEVDSEEDEDHVDDYSSRKRHKKDHGKTSIQEERRGSGDHRRSGGCHQKSGSRHREPKDSDEGSPPPSLSDVANKLKKKDKQKNRKSYDSMLTPEDMMDSSTFKRFSSRLDSLLENLEDLDLAATDDDEIPQELLLGKHQLSELGSDSAKIKAMGIFNKFSSDKLVKMLNILEKNIQDSVKLSTLMNHDNDSMDEERLWRDLIMERVAKSADACLTALHIMTSPRMPKAVYMEDVIERLLQYTKYHLQNTLYPQYDPVYRVDPHGGGAHTSKSKRAKSSSHKQKAVVMLYNKVCDIVSNVSELLEIQLLTDTTILQVSTLGVTPFFVENVSELQLCAITLVTAVFSRYEKHRQLIFEEIFTSLARLPTSKRSLRNFRLNSSDSEGEPLYIQMVTALVLQLIQCVVHLPSENDLEDEHNKKVDRDFLITNSYETAMRTAQNFLSVFLKKCGSKQGEEDYRPLFENFVHDLLSTVNKPEWPAAELLLSLLGRLLVHQFSNKQTEMALRVASLDYLGTVACRLRKDAITSRMDQKAIDRIVKEIEGNDEIQQLQKALLEYLDQKIGTDPSLVLARKFYISQWFRDITSETEKAMKSQNENDEDLKGRWHSGDVDSTAEIMQKAETRKKFLRKVIKTSPSHFSSQRLNSDTVDYEDSCVIVRYLASMRPFAQSFDIYLSQILRVLGESAIAIRTKAMKCLSEVVAVDPSILARLDMQRGVHCRLMDNSTSVREAAVELLGRFVLSRPQLIEQYYDMLVERILDTGISVRKRVIKILRDICLEQPDFHKITEMCVKMIRRVNDEEGIKKLVNETFQKLWFTPTPSHDKDAMTRKILNITDVVLACKDSGYDWFEQLLQNLLKSEQDASYKPAKKACVQLVDNLVEHILKYEESLADCEDKGVNSGHVVACITTLYLFSKIRAQLMVKHAMTMQPYLTTKCNTQNDFMVICNVAKILELVVPLMEHPSETFLTTIEEDLMKLIIKYGMTVVQHCVSCLGAIVNKVTHNYKFVWACFNRYYGALAKLKTQHQEDPTSSTLVANKPTLLRSLFTVGALCRHFDFDQEEFKGANKIVIKDKVLELLLYFTTHEDEEVQIKAIIGLGFQFIMYPELMFVQDVKVLYNSILSDESSLVSLKIQVLKNLQTYLQEEDSRMQEADREWKNQAKQEDLKEMGDISSGMSSSIMQIYLKQVLESFFHSQSTVRHFALNVITLTLNQGLIHPVQCVPYLIAMGTDPEPTMKNKADQQLLEIDKKYSGFIHMKAVAGLKMSFQVQQAINGSRDTVIRGFRHEDSDSALCSHLYTMVRGNRQHRRAFLISLLNLFDDSSKTEVGMLLFIADNLACFPYQTQEEPLFIMHHIDITLSVSGSNLLQSFKECLRKEPVRQAKKIKMKKKKKKQKHQRRKYSSDDDDDEDKEDEQSSSTSSSSDEDDEMVQRRKKSVHCDSDSDMDDEDAVFDRLPENPNPLLNFASASQGILLLLVLKQHLKNLYGFSDSKIQKYSPTESAKVYDKAVNRKSKVHFNPRQTLDYLKSNLSNTDLSYETKRDIVKQYLDFKVLMEHLDRDEEDEEGEASANARNKAINSLLRGPKPQNHNHSNHTAPGETDDEESEDEDPPARKPRKGGDSAEDSGHLNKTVEVMDVVAICCPKYKDRPQIAKVVQKTKSGYSIHWMTGSYSGPWAEAKKKDGRKKVPWVDTIKESDIIYKKISLTSGQKLTNKVAQTLRALYAAKEGTKS, from the exons ATGAATGGTGATATACCTCATGTCCCCATCACTACTCTTGCTGGAATTGCTAGCCTGACAGACT TGTTGAACCAGCTGCCCTTGCCTTCTCCTCTCCCTGCCACCACTGCTAAGAGTCTGCTCTACAATGGAAGGATCTCCGAAGAGGTTAGCAGCCTGCTGGTGTGTCGAGATGAAAATCTGGTGACTCAGCTGGCACATAGCCTTAACCAGGTCTCCACTGAACACAT AGAGTTGAAGGACAACTTGGGGAATGATGAGCCCGAGGGTGACATGCCAGTCCTTCTACAAACTCTGCTGTCCAGGAACCCAAAAATCTTCAGGGACAAAA GTGTAATACAGCAGCCATTGATGCAACAGTATAAGATATCTCAGAATCAAGTGCATGGAAGTCCAGCATCTAACTATCAACAAACTGCCGTTCCTCAAAGCCCCTCTGG atgttttacttCCCAACAGTTTGGGTCAGCTACTCAGTTTGTACCCCAGCAGAACAGCCCTATACCAAGTCCCTATACTCCTCAGAGTCCCGCAGACTATATGCACTACAATCCACCCAGTTATTCCCAACACTCGCAGACTCAGCAAG TTGCTGGTGGTGTGAGAAATATAAATGACAACAAGGTGTCTGGACCGCTGAGTAATTCATCTAATCACCATGTGAGACTAAGTTCGGATGAAGAATACATCAATATAGCTCAAAAACTGGAAAATGAG AATGACTCCTCTGTGAGGGCTGCCGCATTTCCAGTTAAATCACCACAGTCTGTGTGTTCCCCTGCTGGGAGTGAGGAGACTACAGAAA caaGTTCCAAGGCTCCTCTTGTCATGCAGTCACCTCTACCTGATGTGCCAACTGGAGCAGCGCCTGACTTATTCCTCACCTCTGCTGACTgcaagaagaaggagaaagaaagaagtaaagaagaacaTGAGCAGATGGACAAAAATACCTTGTATGACATTATTAGTTCCCCATCAAAAGACTCTGCTAGGCTTACTTTAAAACTGTCACGAGTGAAGATGCTGGACACAGATAAGCATAAAGAACTTCCACCTATGGCACATATGGACTCAGACCATGAAACCGatttaaagaataataataataataataatcaattgTCAAGGACTACCCAGCAGGCAAACTGTAAACAGTTTCCTTTTTTGCCAAATGCCAAGGAGACTGGAGTTGTCAGCGGGATTGGCTATGATGATGCTGAAATAGATACATTTGCTGACTTCGAAAGAATAGAACGTGAGTCAGCCAGTGACAGAGAACGATGGTCTAAAGAAGTCCAGGATAAAG ACAAGCCACTGAAGAAACGTAAACAAGACTCGTATCCTCAGGAAACCGGAGCTGAGGCAAGTGACGGGCCTACTGTACTAGCGGGCACCACTGGTAGCAAGTTAACACCCAAGAAGACGAGTACTCCAAGTAATGGTGCCAGTCGACCTGCCTTAATGGTCAGTATTGATCTGCAGCAAGCTGGAAGAGTGATAGGACAGCCTGTGGTGGTCTTGGAAGCACAGCAGTTGTCTGAGGACCATATGCAGCAGGTAAAGTCCAAGACTGATGGGAAGGTAGATAAAGTTGTTGAAAACAGACCTCGGATCATCAAGCAGCATGCTGACCCTACCAGAATGTCTGGCACACATGAGCAACCTGAAACTCCTAAACAGAAGCATGAAAGTCGGCGGGAATCCAAACACAGGCATGATGGCAATCCTGACGGTGGCAAGCGGCACTCAGATGAAAGACAGCCAGACACACCACGGCAGAAGAATGACAGGCATTCAGACTCGCACCAGAAAGTagaaaagaaccacaacagtCACCGATCACATGTCAACCAAACTGAGACTACAAAAACCATGAGCAAGATGGAGCGTAACTCCAAACATAGTCAAGACAAAGCCCGGGACAGAGACAGGGAAAAGGACAAaattagagaaaaagaaagaaatagagagagacataaagatagagacagagaaagagataaagataaagtaagagacaaggaaaagaaaaacaagacattgTCAAGGGAAAACTGTAACAGACACTCTTCTGATGGCCATATTAAATCCAGTAGCCTTAAACTGAAGCAAGATGGAAGCAGCAAACCCACTGACCTCAATGGTCATCAGAGGACAGACAGTTCCACCCCACAAGTCCCACAAaataagaaagagaagagaaatggacATGAGAGCATTAGTTGCAAAGCTGGAAATAAATTTGAGACAAAACCTAGTGAGTTCCCCTCATATCTACTCGGCGGCAAGTCGGGCAGTCTGAAGAACTTCGTGATTCCTAAATTGAAACGTGACGGGACTGATAAAGATCCCCAACCTCCAAAGAAGGTGACAGGGGGCTGGAGCGAACCCCTGGTCCGATTGGAGAGAATGTCATTGATGGAGAATTTAAACAAAGGTGCTAAACCCATTGTTGTGCTTCAGAAACTTAGTGTTGATGAGGTAAAAAGAATCATGAAAGAAAGCAGGAATGAACACAGATCCAGGAAAAAGTCCTCATTGGATGTGGGAG AAATGTCATTTTGTGAGAAGAACAACAAGCGAAGACACAGTATGATCAGTAAGAAATCAAAGTATGCTGAGGTGGACtcagaagaagatgaagatcaTGTTGATGATTATT CTTCTAGGAAAAGGCACAAGAAAGACCATGGTAAGACCTCTAtacaggaagagaggagaggctcTGGAGACCACCGTCGAAGTGGAGGTTGTCACCAGAAGTCTGGTAGCCGTCACCGTGAACCTAAGGATTCGGATGAAGGCTCTCCACCACCCAGCTTAAGCGATG TTGCCAACAAattgaagaaaaaagacaaacagaaaaacaggaagtcataCGACTCCATGCTGACTCCAGAGG ATATGATGGACTCTTCCACATTTAAGAGATTCTCCTCCAGATTGGACAGCCTTCTTGAGAACCTTGAGGATCTGGATCTTGCTGCCACAG atgatgatgagatACCTCAGGAGCTCTTGCTTGGAAAACACCAGTTGAGTGAGCTGGGCAGTGATTCTGCTAAGATTAAAGCGATGGGCATCTTCAACAAG TTTTCAtctgacaaactggtaaaaatgttgaatattcTCGAGAAGAACATTCAGGACAGTGTCAAACTTTCCACCTTAATGAATCAT GATAATGATTCTATGGATGAGGAACGGTTGTGGCGCGACCTTATCATGGAGCGGGTGGCTAAATCTGCTGATGCCTGTTTGACTGCCCTCCACATAATGACATCTCCACGCATGCCCAAGGCTGTTTATATGGAAGATGTTATTGAGAGGTTGTTGCAGTACACCAAGTACCATCTGCAAAACACCTTGTACCCTCAGTACGACCCAGTCTACAGAGTAGATCCACATGGAG GTGGTGCACATACTTCAAAATCCAAGAGAGCAAAGAGTTCCTCCCATAAACAGAAGGCTGTAGTCATGCTCTACAACAAAGTGTGTGATATCGTGAGCAACGTATCAGAGCTCCTGGAGATTCAGCTGCTAACCGACACCACAATTCTTCAG GTGTCCACCCTGGGTGTTACACCGTTTTTTGTGGAGAATGTCAGTGAACTGCAGTTATGTGCTATCACACTAGTGACAGCA GTTTTCTCTCGCTACGAGAAACACAGGCAGCTCATTTTTGAAGAGATCTTTACTTCACTGGCTAGACTGCCTACTAGTAAACGCAGCCTTAGGAACTTTAG GCTGAACAGTAGTGATTCAGAGGGAGAACCCCTGTATATCCAGATGGTCACAGCCCTGGTGCTTCAGCTTATCCAATGTGTGGTACACCTTCCTTCAGAGAACGACCTGGAAGATGAACATAACAAGAAA GTGGATAGAGATTTCCTTATCACAAACTCTTATGAAACTGCCATGAGGACAGCTCAGAACTTCCTATCAGTGTTTCTCAAAAA GTGTGGCAGTAAGCAGGGAGAGGAGGACTACAGGCCTCTGTTTGAGAACTTTGTTCATGACCTGCTGTCTACAGTTAACAAACCAGAGTGGCCTGCAGCTGAGCTACTGCTCAGTCTATTGGGCCGGTTGTTA GTGCACCAGTTCAGTAACAAGCAGACAGAAATGGCGCTCAGAGTGGCGTCGCTGGACTACCTCGGCACTGTTGCTTGTCGTCTTCGTAAAGATGCTATAACTAGCAGGATGGACCAAAAGGCTATTGACCGCATTGTCAAAGAG ATCGAAGGTAATGATGAGATCCAGCAACTACAGAAAGCCTTGCTTGAATACCTAGATCAGAAAATTGGCACAGATCCATCTCTAGTG CTTGCCAGGAAGTTTTATATTTCCCAGTGGTTCAGGGACATCacaagtgaaacagaaaaggcGATGAAGTCTCAAAATGAGAACGATGAAGACTTGAAAGGGCGATGGCATTCAGGCGATGTCGACTCAACTGCTGAGATTATGCAGAAAGCTGAGACACGAAAAAAATTCTTGCGCAAGGTCATCAAGACTTCACCATCACATTTCAGTTCTCAGAG GTTAAACTCTGATACAGTAGACTATGAGGACTCCTGTGTGATTGTCAGATATCTGGCCTCCATGAGGCCATTCGCTCAGagttttgatatttatttatcacag ATTCTGAGAGTGCTGGGTGAGAGTGCTATTGCCATCAGAACCAAAGCCATGAAGTGTTTGTCTGAAGTAGTGGCTGTGGATCCAAGTATTCTAGCACGG ttggaTATGCAACGTGGGGTTCATTGTCGTCTCATGGACAACTCCACCAGTGTGCGAGAGGCAGCTGTGGAGCTCCTTGGTCGTTTTGTGCTAAGTCGACCTCAGCTCATTGAGCAGTACTATGACATGCTCGTTGAAAGGATATTG GACACAGGTATAAGTGTGAGGAAGAGGGTCATTAAAATACTGAGGGATATTTGCCTGGAACAGCCAGACTTCCACAAGATCACTGAGATGTGTGTCAAGATGATCAGAAGAGTAAACGATGAAGAAGGCATcaag AAACTCGTGAATGAGACATTCCAGAAACTGTGGTTCACTCCCACACCCAGTCACGACAAAGATGCCATGACAAGAAAAATCCTGAACATCACAGATGTG GTGCTGGCATGTAAAGATTCAGGCTATGACTGGTTTGAGCAGCTTCTCCAAAAT CTTCTGAAGTCAGAACAGGATGCTTCCTACAAACCTGCCAAGAAGGCCTGTGTTCAGTTGGTGGACAATCTTGTGGAACACATACTGAAATATGAGGAGTCTCTTGCAG aCTGTGAGGACAAAGGGGTTAACTCAGGTCATGTAGTAGCATGCATCACCACACTCTATCTGTTTAGCAAGATCAGAGCTCAGTTAATGGTCAAACATGCCATGACCATGCAGCCCTACTTGACCACCAAGTGCAAT ACCCAGAATGACTTTATGGTGATTTGCAACGTGGCTAAGATCCTAGAGCTGGTTGTGCCTCTGATGGAGCACCCAAGTGAGACTTTCCTCACCACTATAGAAGAAGACCTGATGAAGCTCATCATAAAATACGGCATGACG GTTGTACAGCACTGTGTGAGCTGTCTTGGTGCAATTGTAAACAAGGTCACACACAACTACAAGTTTGTTTGGGCTTGTTTCAATCGTTACTATG GAGCTCTGGCAAAACTTAAAACACAGCACCAAGAGGATCCCACAAGTTCCACTCTGGTTGCTAACAAACCCACTCTCCTGCGCTCACTGTTTACTGTGGGGGCTCTCTGTCGACACTTTGATTTTGATCAAGAGGAGTTCAAGGGTGCTAACAAG ATTGTCATTAAGGACAAAGTGTTGGAGCTCCTGCTATACTTCACCACTCATGAAGATGAGGAGGTCCAGATCAAGGCCATCATTGGTCTAG GCTTCCAGTTCATCATGTACCCAGAGCTCATGTTTGTGCAGGATGTGAAGGTTCTGTATAACAGCATCCTCTCAGATGAAAGCAGTTTGGTCAGTTTGAAGATCCAGGTGCTAAAAAACCTGCAGACATACCTGCAGGAGGAGGATTCTCGAATGCAGGAGGCTGATCGCGAAT GGAAGAATCAGGCAAAGCAGGAAGATCTGAAGGAAATGGGGGACATCTCATCAGGCATGAGCAGCTCTATAATGCAGATTTACTTGAAGCAGGTGCTGGAGTCCTTCTTCCACTCGCAGTCCACCGTTAGGCACTTTGCGCTAAATGTCATTACACTGACTCTGAACCAGGGCCTCATCCATCCTGTACAG tgtgtgccCTACTTGATTGCCATGGGAACAGACCCTGAGCCAACCATGAAGAACAAGGCTGATCAACAGTTGTTGGAGATTGACAAGAAATATTCAGGCTTCATTCAT ATGAAGGCCGTTGCAGGATTGAAGATGTCTTTTCAGGTGCAACAGGCCATAAATGGATCAAGAGACACAGTGATCAGGGGTTTTCGCCACGAGGACTCAGACTCGGCACTCTGTTCCCACCTCTACACCATGGTCCGTGGCAACCGACAACATAGAAGGGCTTTTCTCATTTCTCTACTCAACTTGTTTGATGACAGCTCT AAAACAGAGGTGGGCATGCTGCTGTTCATAGCAGACAACCTGGCCTGTTTCCCCTACCAGACCCAGGAGGAGCCTCTTTTTATCATGCACCATATAGATAttactctgtctgtctctggtaGCAATCTTCTGCAGTCTTTTAAGGAG TGCTTACGGAAGGAGCCTGTACGACAGGCAAAGAAAATcaagatgaaaaagaagaagaagaagcaaaagCATCAGAGAAGGAAATACAGCtctgatgatgacgatgatgaagaCAAGGAAGACGAACAGAGCAGTAGCACATCCAGCAGCAGCGATGAAGATGATGAGATGGTGCAAAGGCGAAAGAAATCTGTGCATTGTGATTCTGACTCTGACATGGATGATGAGGACGCAGTGTTTGACCGTCTACCTGAAAACCCCAACCCTCTGCTGAACTTTGCCAGTGCTTCGCAGGgtattctgctgctgctggtgctcaAACAACATCTAAAGAATCTGTATGGTTTCTCAGACAG CAAAATCCAGAAATATTCTCCAACAGAATCTGCCAAAGTGTACGACAAGGCAGTGAACAGGAAGTCTAAGGTGCACTTTAACCCTCGCCAGACGCTGGATTATTTGAAGAGTAATCTGTCCAACACAGACCTCAGCTATGAGACCAAGAGGGATATTGTGAAACAATATTTGGAT TTCAAGGTACTTATGGAGCATTTGGATCgtgatgaagaggatgaggagggtgAAGCAAGTGCCAATGCCAGAAATAAAGCCATTAATTCCCTGCTGAGGGGCCCCAAACCCCAGAACCACAACCACAGTAATCACACTGCTCCAGGAGAGACAGATGATGAGGAGAGTGAGGATGAAGATCCACCAGCA CGCAAACCAAGGAAAGGCGGGGATTCCGCAGAGGATTCAGGTCACTTGAACAAGACAGTGGAGGTCATGGACGTCGTTGCCATCTGCTGTCccaaatacaaagacagacCACAGATTGCCAAAGTCGTCCAGAAGACTAAAAGTGGCTACAGTATACACTGGATGACTGGGTCTTACTCTGGGCCCTGGGCAGAGGCAAAGAAAAAGGACGGTCGCAAAAAGGTGCCTTGGGTTGACACTATCAAGGAGTCAGACATTATTTACAAGAAGATCTCCTTGACAAGTGGACAGAAGCTTACAAACAAAGTGGCACAGACTTTACGGGCACTATACGCTGCTAAGGAGGGGACTAAGAGTTAA